A single region of the Variovorax terrae genome encodes:
- a CDS encoding F0F1 ATP synthase subunit epsilon encodes MDTTHTIHVDVVSAEESIFSGEARFVALPGEAGELGIYPRHTPLITRIRPGSVRIEKADGSEEFVFVAGGILEVQPNCVTVLSDTAIRGKDLDDEKATAAKAAAEEALKNAKSELDLAKAQSELAVMAAQIAALRKYRQKK; translated from the coding sequence ATGGACACCACGCACACCATCCACGTCGATGTCGTGAGCGCCGAAGAGTCCATCTTCTCGGGCGAAGCCAGGTTCGTGGCCCTGCCCGGCGAAGCGGGCGAGCTCGGCATCTACCCGCGCCACACGCCGCTGATCACGCGCATCCGGCCCGGCTCGGTGCGCATCGAGAAGGCCGACGGCAGCGAGGAGTTCGTCTTCGTGGCCGGTGGCATTCTTGAAGTGCAGCCGAACTGCGTGACCGTGCTGTCCGACACCGCCATCCGCGGCAAGGACCTGGACGACGAGAAGGCGACGGCGGCCAAGGCCGCGGCCGAGGAAGCGCTGAAGAACGCCAAGAGCGAGCTGGACCTGGCCAAGGCTCAGTCCGAACTCGCCGTGATGGCGGCCCAGATCGCCGCCCTGCGCAAGTACCGCCAGAAGAAATAA
- the atpG gene encoding F0F1 ATP synthase subunit gamma — MAAGKELRTKIKSVENTKKITKAMEMISVSKMRKAQERMRAARPYSEKIRNIASNLGQANPEYVHTFMKTNDGKSVGFIVVTTDKGLCGGLNTNLLRAVTTKLRETQSAGKTVQAVAIGSKGLGFLNRVGAKVVSHVTHLGDKPHLDRLIGPVKVLLDAYAKGEVSAVYLCYNDFVSTMKQEPVVSQLLPLSAAAMHAETQASGTQHGWDYIYEPDAQTVIDDLLVRYVEALVYQALAENMASEHAARMVAMKAATDNAGNVIGELKLIYNKTRQAAITKELSEIVSGAAAISG; from the coding sequence ATGGCAGCAGGCAAGGAACTACGCACCAAGATCAAATCGGTGGAAAACACCAAGAAGATCACCAAGGCCATGGAAATGATTTCCGTGTCCAAGATGCGCAAGGCGCAGGAGCGTATGCGCGCCGCCCGTCCTTACAGCGAGAAGATCCGCAACATCGCCAGCAACCTGGGGCAGGCCAATCCGGAGTACGTGCACACGTTCATGAAGACCAACGACGGCAAGTCGGTGGGCTTCATCGTGGTGACGACCGACAAGGGCCTGTGCGGTGGCTTGAACACCAACCTGCTGCGCGCCGTGACCACCAAGCTGCGCGAGACGCAGTCGGCCGGCAAGACGGTGCAGGCGGTGGCCATCGGCAGCAAGGGTTTGGGTTTTCTCAACCGTGTGGGCGCCAAGGTGGTGTCGCATGTGACGCACCTGGGTGACAAGCCGCATCTGGACCGCCTGATCGGCCCGGTCAAGGTGCTGCTGGACGCCTACGCCAAGGGCGAAGTGAGCGCAGTGTACCTGTGCTACAACGATTTCGTCAGCACCATGAAGCAGGAGCCGGTGGTGTCGCAGCTGCTGCCGCTGTCGGCCGCGGCGATGCATGCGGAAACGCAGGCCAGCGGCACGCAGCACGGCTGGGACTACATCTACGAGCCCGACGCGCAGACCGTCATCGACGACCTGCTGGTGCGCTACGTGGAAGCACTGGTGTACCAGGCCCTGGCGGAAAACATGGCCTCGGAGCATGCGGCGCGCATGGTGGCCATGAAGGCCGCCACCGACAACGCCGGCAATGTGATCGGTGAGCTGAAACTGATCTACAACAAGACCCGGCAGGCCGCGATCACCAAAGAGCTGTCTGAAATCGTGTCCGGCGCCGCGGCGATCAGCGGCTGA
- the atpD gene encoding F0F1 ATP synthase subunit beta: MAQAQGKIVQCIGAVVDVEFPRDQMPKVYDALKMEGSALTLEVQQQLGDGIVRTIALGSSDGLRRGLIVSNTGNPITVPVGKATLGRIMDVLGSPIDERGPVSQELTASIHRKAPSYDELSPSQELLETGIKVIDLICPFAKGGKVGLFGGAGVGKTVNMMELINNIAKAHSGLSVFAGVGERTREGNDFYHEMADSKVVDLEDLPNSKVAMVYGQMNEPPGNRLRVALTGLTIAESFRDEGRDVLFFVDNIYRYTLAGTEVSALLGRMPSAVGYQPTLAEEMGRLQERITSTKVGSITSIQAVYVPADDLTDPSPATTFAHLDSTVVLSRDIASLGIYPAVDPLDSTSRQLDPLVVGADHYETARAVQGTLQRYRELRDIIAIMGMDDLAPEDKLAVARARKIQRFLSQPFHVAEVFTGSPGKYVPLAETIRGFKMIVAGECDHLPEQSFYMVGSIDEAFEKAKKV, encoded by the coding sequence ATGGCTCAAGCCCAAGGAAAAATTGTTCAATGTATCGGCGCCGTGGTGGACGTGGAGTTCCCGCGCGATCAGATGCCCAAGGTGTACGACGCCCTCAAGATGGAAGGCTCCGCGCTGACCCTTGAAGTGCAGCAGCAGCTTGGCGACGGCATCGTGCGCACCATTGCACTCGGCTCGTCCGACGGCCTGCGCCGCGGCCTGATCGTCTCCAACACCGGCAACCCGATCACGGTGCCCGTGGGCAAGGCCACGCTGGGCCGCATCATGGACGTGCTGGGCTCGCCGATCGACGAGCGCGGCCCGGTCAGCCAGGAACTCACCGCCTCCATCCACCGCAAGGCCCCGTCGTACGACGAGCTGAGCCCCTCGCAGGAACTGCTGGAAACCGGCATCAAGGTGATCGACCTGATCTGCCCGTTCGCCAAGGGCGGCAAGGTGGGCCTGTTCGGCGGCGCCGGCGTGGGCAAGACCGTGAACATGATGGAACTCATCAACAACATCGCCAAGGCGCACTCGGGCCTGTCGGTGTTCGCCGGCGTGGGCGAGCGGACCCGCGAAGGCAACGACTTCTACCATGAAATGGCCGACTCCAAGGTCGTGGACCTGGAAGATCTGCCGAACTCCAAGGTGGCCATGGTCTACGGCCAGATGAACGAGCCGCCGGGCAACCGCCTGCGCGTGGCCCTGACCGGCCTGACCATCGCCGAATCCTTCCGCGACGAAGGCCGCGACGTGCTGTTCTTCGTCGACAACATCTACCGCTACACGCTGGCCGGTACCGAAGTGTCCGCCCTGCTGGGCCGCATGCCTTCCGCCGTGGGCTACCAGCCGACGCTGGCCGAGGAAATGGGCCGCCTGCAAGAGCGCATCACCTCCACCAAGGTCGGCTCGATCACCTCCATCCAGGCCGTCTACGTGCCCGCCGATGACTTGACCGACCCGTCGCCCGCCACCACCTTCGCCCACCTGGACTCCACCGTGGTGCTGTCACGCGACATCGCCTCGCTCGGCATCTACCCCGCCGTGGACCCGCTGGACTCCACTAGCCGCCAGCTCGACCCGCTGGTCGTGGGGGCCGACCACTACGAAACTGCCCGCGCCGTGCAGGGCACGCTGCAGCGCTACCGCGAACTGCGCGACATCATCGCGATCATGGGCATGGACGACCTGGCGCCGGAAGACAAGCTGGCCGTGGCCCGCGCCCGCAAGATCCAGCGTTTCCTGAGCCAGCCGTTCCACGTGGCCGAAGTGTTCACCGGCTCGCCCGGCAAGTACGTGCCGCTGGCCGAAACCATCCGCGGCTTCAAGATGATCGTGGCCGGCGAATGCGACCACCTGCCCGAGCAGTCGTTCTACATGGTCGGCAGCATCGACGAAGCCTTCGAGAAGGCCAAGAAGGTCTAA
- a CDS encoding chorismate mutase — translation MNQEPSPDGAALRRYRDPAYQPLCRTLAEVRANIDRLDRLIVPLLAERGRYVKDAARFKRDAFQVSAPQRQQEVIDKVLQLAAEHGAYPEVVEACYRALIAGFIAREQQDFAGMEAVPEVPA, via the coding sequence ATGAACCAAGAACCCTCCCCCGACGGCGCCGCGCTGCGCCGCTACCGCGATCCCGCTTACCAGCCCCTGTGCCGGACGCTCGCCGAAGTGCGCGCCAACATCGACCGGCTCGACCGCCTCATCGTGCCGCTGCTGGCCGAGCGCGGCCGCTACGTGAAGGACGCCGCGCGCTTCAAGCGCGATGCCTTCCAGGTGTCGGCGCCGCAGCGCCAGCAGGAGGTCATCGACAAGGTGCTGCAACTGGCCGCCGAGCATGGCGCCTACCCCGAGGTGGTCGAGGCCTGCTACCGGGCCTTGATCGCCGGCTTCATCGCGCGGGAGCAGCAGGATTTCGCCGGCATGGAAGCCGTGCCGGAGGTACCGGCATGA
- a CDS encoding Bug family tripartite tricarboxylate transporter substrate binding protein, with the protein MKQQLGSRLAACAALALALGSGAAQAQDWPQRVVRVVVPFGAGSSPDILARIINDKLAARLGQALIVENRPGAGGNTGTDLASKAAPDGYTFLLSVNAPLVYNTVLYKNLPYDPFRDLVPVSLAATTPNVCAVSNALGVDSVKGWLEALRRNPGKYNFASSGNGSISHLSVELIKLRTNSFAVHFPYAASGQAVTAMIQGDIQFACLPPVAIMPQAKAGRLKALAVTSTQRSPLLPELPTLKESGLNDIQASPWFAYMAPKGTPPAVVQRMSREIAAVLKDPEVLRRLQTAYFDPVGSTPEELAKFMQDELQRWKPVIERSGLKPDL; encoded by the coding sequence ATGAAGCAGCAGCTCGGCTCCAGACTCGCGGCCTGCGCCGCCCTCGCCTTGGCGCTCGGCTCTGGCGCGGCCCAGGCCCAGGACTGGCCGCAGCGCGTGGTGCGCGTGGTGGTGCCGTTCGGCGCGGGCTCGTCGCCCGACATCCTGGCGCGCATCATCAACGACAAGCTGGCCGCGCGCCTGGGCCAGGCGCTGATCGTGGAGAACCGGCCCGGCGCCGGCGGCAACACCGGCACCGACCTGGCGAGCAAGGCCGCGCCCGACGGCTACACCTTCCTGCTGTCGGTCAACGCGCCGCTGGTCTACAACACGGTGCTCTACAAGAACCTGCCCTACGACCCGTTCCGTGACCTGGTCCCGGTGTCGCTGGCCGCGACCACTCCCAACGTCTGCGCGGTGTCCAATGCGCTCGGCGTGGACTCGGTCAAGGGCTGGCTCGAGGCGCTGCGCCGCAACCCGGGCAAATACAACTTCGCGTCCAGCGGCAACGGCTCGATCTCGCACCTGAGCGTGGAGCTGATCAAGCTGCGCACGAACTCGTTCGCGGTGCACTTTCCCTACGCCGCATCGGGCCAGGCCGTGACCGCCATGATCCAGGGCGACATCCAGTTCGCGTGCCTGCCGCCGGTGGCGATCATGCCGCAGGCCAAGGCCGGCCGGCTCAAGGCCCTGGCCGTGACCTCGACGCAGCGCTCACCGCTGCTGCCGGAGCTGCCGACCCTGAAGGAGTCGGGCCTCAACGACATCCAGGCCTCCCCCTGGTTCGCCTACATGGCGCCCAAGGGCACGCCGCCGGCCGTGGTCCAGCGCATGAGCCGCGAGATCGCGGCGGTGCTGAAGGACCCGGAGGTGCTGCGCCGCCTGCAGACCGCCTATTTCGACCCGGTGGGCAGCACGCCCGAGGAACTGGCGAAATTCATGCAGGACGAGCTGCAGCGCTGGAAGCCCGTGATCGAGCGCTCCGGGCTCAAGCCCGACCTCTGA